In Gouania willdenowi chromosome 24, fGouWil2.1, whole genome shotgun sequence, a single window of DNA contains:
- the ubxn2a gene encoding UBX domain-containing protein 2A isoform X2: MKDFDNDEQWVDRDSNEAEAPMRRSFSVEDLLDEVEKICYDPPSASKAEMVVRLWKDGFTVNDEDFRSYSVPENQDFLDAIKRGELPAEWESRAEHEELEINVEDLTEENYVPRKKAFHPFSGRGYRLGSVAPRVVARSPSVHEDGESPPIPMVTLDHTLPVTSLQIWLADGRRLVQRFNLCHRITDVQDFVARCQRSCPPFILTTSHPCRELIDSVLSLEQADLAHAVIVQRPLNPEAPFGHS; encoded by the exons ATGAAAGATTTTGACAATGATGAACAATG GGTTGACAGAGACAGTAACGAAGCAGAAGCTCCTATGAGGCGTAGCTTCTCTGTAGAGGACCTCCTTGATGAGGTTGAGAAGATCTGTTATGATCCTCCCAGTGCATCAAAG GCAGAGATGGTGGTGAGGCTGTGGAAAGATGGATTCACAGTGAACGACGAGGACTTCCGCAGCTACTCAGTGCCTGAGAATCAAGATTTTCTTGATGCTATTAAAAGAGG GGAGCTGCCGGCAGAATGGGAGAGCAGGGCTGAACACGAGGAGCTGGAAATTAATGTGGAAGACCTGACCGAGGAGAATTATGTCCCCAGGAAGAAGGCCTTTCATCCCTTCAGCGGAAGAGGATATCGACTGGGCAG CGTTGCACCCAGAGTTGTGGCCAGGTCACCATCTGTGCACGAGGACGGAGAATCTCCTCCCATCCCCATGGTAACCCTGGACCACACCCTTCCCGTCACCTCGCTGCAGATCTGGTTGGCCGACGGCAGGAGACTGGTGCAGAGGTTTAACCTGTGTCATCG cATCACTGATGTCCAAGACTTTGTGGCTCGCTGCCAGAGGAGCTGCCCACCGTTCATCCTGACCACGTCGCATCCTTGCAGAGAGCTCATCGACAGTGTGTTGAGTCTGGAACAGGCCGACTTGGCCCACGCTGTCATCGTCCAGAGACCGCTGAACCCAGAGGCGCCTTTTGGACACTCCTGA
- the ubxn2a gene encoding UBX domain-containing protein 2A isoform X1, producing MLWPGINDGTSAYWVDRDSNEAEAPMRRSFSVEDLLDEVEKICYDPPSASKAEMVVRLWKDGFTVNDEDFRSYSVPENQDFLDAIKRGELPAEWESRAEHEELEINVEDLTEENYVPRKKAFHPFSGRGYRLGSVAPRVVARSPSVHEDGESPPIPMVTLDHTLPVTSLQIWLADGRRLVQRFNLCHRITDVQDFVARCQRSCPPFILTTSHPCRELIDSVLSLEQADLAHAVIVQRPLNPEAPFGHS from the exons ATGTTGTGGCCCGGGATTAACGACGGAACCAGCGCGTACTG GGTTGACAGAGACAGTAACGAAGCAGAAGCTCCTATGAGGCGTAGCTTCTCTGTAGAGGACCTCCTTGATGAGGTTGAGAAGATCTGTTATGATCCTCCCAGTGCATCAAAG GCAGAGATGGTGGTGAGGCTGTGGAAAGATGGATTCACAGTGAACGACGAGGACTTCCGCAGCTACTCAGTGCCTGAGAATCAAGATTTTCTTGATGCTATTAAAAGAGG GGAGCTGCCGGCAGAATGGGAGAGCAGGGCTGAACACGAGGAGCTGGAAATTAATGTGGAAGACCTGACCGAGGAGAATTATGTCCCCAGGAAGAAGGCCTTTCATCCCTTCAGCGGAAGAGGATATCGACTGGGCAG CGTTGCACCCAGAGTTGTGGCCAGGTCACCATCTGTGCACGAGGACGGAGAATCTCCTCCCATCCCCATGGTAACCCTGGACCACACCCTTCCCGTCACCTCGCTGCAGATCTGGTTGGCCGACGGCAGGAGACTGGTGCAGAGGTTTAACCTGTGTCATCG cATCACTGATGTCCAAGACTTTGTGGCTCGCTGCCAGAGGAGCTGCCCACCGTTCATCCTGACCACGTCGCATCCTTGCAGAGAGCTCATCGACAGTGTGTTGAGTCTGGAACAGGCCGACTTGGCCCACGCTGTCATCGTCCAGAGACCGCTGAACCCAGAGGCGCCTTTTGGACACTCCTGA